One segment of Sesamum indicum cultivar Zhongzhi No. 13 linkage group LG4, S_indicum_v1.0, whole genome shotgun sequence DNA contains the following:
- the LOC105160378 gene encoding meiotically up-regulated gene 184 protein produces the protein MECNKDEALRSKSIAESKLEKKDFAGAKKFALKAQALYPGLDGISQMLTTVDVYVSAENKISGEIDWYGVLGVSPSADDETIRKQYRKLALMLHPDKNKSVGSDGAFKLISEAWSLLSDKAKRLAYNQRRGSKGFQQKVQVQTGGPSVPSRPNGVFNFASRTTSAPKTQNTSGKAPPTPTPTPSHQRTDTFWTICHRCKMHYEYLKMYLNHTLLCPNCHEAFMASETAPPFNYSKASHPVPRQRQHTSSDQVPSRNAPVAQKAGPGQAGSSSSRYPQYQQDLLSRTASAGGRDPSIAAKAXXXXDKLKRASTESHAPSGWEGYVKKRKLDEESSQHGMNYNMGQGSYGFGTAPGSRIYGFSSPYRQPNSTRDLTPIETRNMLIVNARKEILNKINKWKSEPTVKAAEKEKDMTRESKKERRRTTANIEGHDQNGNSDLSATEADQPGKGQVSHSADNASEGDAKAASMTVPDPDFHDFDQDRTESSFGDNEVWAAYDDDDGMPRFYALISKVISRKPFKLRISWLNSRTNSEFSTIDWVGSGFYKTCGEFRVGRYEICKSINSFSQKVNWSKGPRGSVLIFPQKGDVWAVYKNWSSDWNGQTPEEVIHKYEMVTVLDDYIEEQGVAVAPLVKVVGFKTVFRPNLDPEVIKRIPKEEMFRFSHRVPKYLLTGLEAQNAPKGCLELDPAATPLELLQVITESNEVQTEPNKANADEDVLQSVPSSSSGEIAPGANAAQAVNIAESK, from the coding sequence ATGGAGTGCAATAAAGATGAAGCCCTCAGGTCAAAATCAATTGCTGAGAGCAAGTTAGAAAAAAAGGATTTTGCTGGTGCAAAAAAATTTGCTTTGAAGGCACAAGCTCTATATCCAGGTTTGGATGGTATTTCTCAAATGTTGACTACAGTTGATGTGTATGTTTCTGCAGAGAATAAGATAAGTGGAGAAATTGATTGGTATGGGGTGCTTGGTGTGAGCCCGTCAGCTGATGATGaaacaataagaaaacaaTACCGAAAATTGGCGCTCATGCTGCATCCTGATAAGAATAAATCAGTTGGTTCTGATGGTGCATTTAAGCTTATTTCAGAGGCCTGGAGTTTGTTATCAGATAAGGCGAAGAGGTTGGCGTATAATCAACGGAGGGGCTCTAAAGGATTTCAACAGAAAGTTCAGGTGCAAACTGGTGGTCCATCAGTACCATCCAGGCCAAATGGTGTATTCAACTTTGCGAGCAGGACGACATCAGCTCCAAAAACCCAAAACACTAGTGGGAAGGCACCGCCTACACCAACTCCTACTCCATCTCATCAAAGAACTGATACTTTTTGGACCATCTGTCATCGATGCAAGATGCATTATGAGTATCTTAAGATGTATCTCAACCATACTCTGCTTTGCCCCAATTGTCACGAAGCCTTTATGGCTTCTGAGACAGCTCCACCTTTCAATTATTCTAAAGCATCGCATCCAGTTCCTCGGCAGCGACAGCATACTTCAAGTGATCAAGTCCCTAGTCGAAATGCTCCAGTTGCTCAAAAAGCAGGACCAGGTCAAGCAGGTTCAAGTTCATCTAGATATCCGCAGTACCAACAGGATTTACTTTCTCGAACAGCTAGTGCTGGTGGCAGAGATCCTTCTATAGCTGCAAAAGCANNNNNNNNNNAGGATAAACTGAAGAGAGCATCTACTGAATCACATGCCCCTTCAGGGTGGGAGGGATAtgttaaaaagagaaaattagatGAGGAGAGTAGTCAACATGGAATGAACTATAATATGGGCCAGGGAAGTTATGGTTTTGGTACTGCACCAGGATCAAGGATTTATGGTTTTTCTAGCCCATACCGTCAGCCAAACAGTACTAGGGATTTGACACCCATTGAAACCCGCAACATGCTGATTGTAAATGCTCGAAAGGAGATACTAAATAAGATAAACAAGTGGAAGTCAGAGCCAACAGTGAAGGCtgcagaaaaagagaaagacaTGACAAGAGAGAGCAAGAAAGAGAGACGTAGAACCACTGCAAATATTGAAGGACATGATCAAAATGGGAACAGTGACTTGTCTGCTACCGAAGCAGATCAACCGGGGAAGGGTCAGGTTAGCCATTCTGCTGATAATGCAAGTGAAGGAGATGCTAAAGCTGCATCCATGACTGTCCCAGATCCTGATTTTCATGACTTTGACCAGGATAGAACAGAAAGTTCTTTTGGGGATAATGAGGTGTGGGCTgcttatgatgatgatgatggcaTGCCGCGTTTCTATGCTCTAATTAGCAAGGTGATATCTAGGAAGCCTTTTAAGTTGAGGATCAGTTGGCTTAACTCGAGAACCAACAGTGAATTCAGCACCATTGATTGGGTAGGCTCAGGTTTCTATAAAACATGTGGAGAATTTAGGGTCGGCAGATATGAGATCTGCAAATCTATTAACTCTTTCTCTCAGAAAGTTAATTGGTCAAAAGGCCCACGTGGGAGTGTCCTAATATTCCCCCAAAAGGGTGATGTTTGGGCGGTCTACAAAAATTGGTCATCTGATTGGAATGGGCAAACCCCTGAGGAAGTTATACACAAGTATGAAATGGTGACAGTGCTGGATGACTATATCGAGGAACAGGGTGTAGCTGTTGCGCCTCTTGTGAAGGTGGTTGGTTTCAAGACTGTCTTTCGTCCAAATTTAGACCCAGAAGTGATCAAGAGGATACCAAAGGAAGAGATGTTTCGATTTTCTCATCGGGTCCCAAAGTATTTGCTTACCGGTCTAGAAGCTCAAAATGCTCCAAAAGGATGTCTGGAGCTGGATCCTGCAGCTACCCCTTTGGAACTCCTTCAGGTGATAACAGAAAGTAATGAAGTTCAGACGGAGCCTAATAAAGCAAATGCTGATGAAGATGTACTGCAGAGTGTTCCTAGTAGTAGTTCAGGTGAAATTGCTCCTGGGGCTAATGCAGCTCAGGCTGTAAATATTGCAGAGAGTAAGTAG